From one Thermodesulfobacteriota bacterium genomic stretch:
- the efp gene encoding elongation factor P: MEKTITTEEALNLMAVVDTSRFYKGLKIEYEGEIWEVLEYHHSKIAQRSPVVKTKLRNIITSSVQEKNFRSGETFEVPDMERKAMQFLYRDEIGYHFMDSKTYDQLSLSKELVGESARFLKEQQEIIVVFYKNEPIGVDLPVAVEMEVVKTEPGVRGDTVSAGTKPATLESGATISVPLFIEEGDVIKVDTRSGVYLERIKKK, translated from the coding sequence GTGGAGAAAACAATTACTACTGAGGAGGCATTAAACCTTATGGCTGTGGTCGATACTAGTCGATTTTATAAGGGTCTAAAGATAGAGTATGAAGGTGAAATATGGGAGGTGCTGGAATACCATCACTCTAAGATCGCTCAGCGAAGTCCTGTGGTTAAGACAAAGCTCAGGAATATAATCACGTCTTCGGTACAGGAAAAGAATTTCCGTTCCGGTGAGACATTTGAAGTACCAGATATGGAGAGAAAAGCAATGCAGTTTCTGTACAGAGATGAAATAGGCTATCACTTCATGGATTCGAAAACTTACGATCAGCTTAGTCTGAGTAAGGAATTGGTTGGAGAATCGGCCAGGTTTCTGAAGGAACAACAGGAAATAATCGTAGTATTCTATAAAAATGAACCGATTGGAGTAGATCTTCCTGTAGCCGTTGAGATGGAAGTGGTTAAAACAGAACCTGGGGTGAGGGGAGATACGGTGTCAGCGGGTACCAAACCGGCTACACTTGAATCTGGGGCAACAATTTCAGTTCCCCTTTTTATAGAGGAGGGAGACGTAATAAAAGTCGATACGAGGAGCGGAGTTTACCTGGAAAGGATAAAAAAGAAATAA
- a CDS encoding DNA-binding protein has translation MEKMEKEHVSKHVDIESKRFFFDVKENHKGKYLRITELSGGRSCIVIPLGGIKLFRERLVEIIDEADKLLDIEE, from the coding sequence ATGGAAAAGATGGAAAAAGAACACGTGAGTAAGCATGTTGATATCGAATCTAAGAGGTTTTTCTTCGACGTAAAGGAAAACCATAAAGGAAAGTATTTAAGGATAACTGAGCTGAGTGGTGGTAGATCATGTATAGTGATACCGCTTGGCGGTATAAAGCTTTTTAGGGAAAGGTTGGTAGAAATAATAGACGAAGCCGATAAGCTTCTTGACATTGAAGAGTAG
- a CDS encoding LLM class flavin-dependent oxidoreductase produces the protein MSEKITFGIASPVPGESVENLIKITNNIEKADFDTIWFPDHVVFMAKTLTPEVWSVITAASMKTKRIIMGTIGDAHRIHPAIFAHRLATVDHISGGRIFVCVGYGEKMNLDPYGIKWNKPLTRVKESIEIMRSLWKGEPVDFDGEIYKLSKAELRIRPFKDRRIPIYVAATAPRALKLAGEYGDGWVTNAMPPNLFSVKLNKVKEGMKLRDKTIGALDNCIYIFLSIADDKDKAYKTLEPVKHALIWPELLKEAGYDIEISDEYKDLQYTKIMPNDTEMIRRFREMGAKYYSRNIVEDFVISGSKMDAIKKIEKYTEVGVTHFIFRDFSPDRKASLKTLSKEILPYFRDKG, from the coding sequence ATGTCAGAAAAGATAACCTTTGGAATCGCAAGCCCTGTGCCTGGGGAGTCGGTCGAAAATCTAATTAAAATAACGAATAACATTGAAAAAGCGGATTTTGACACCATCTGGTTCCCGGATCATGTTGTTTTCATGGCAAAGACATTAACTCCAGAGGTATGGTCTGTTATTACAGCCGCAAGTATGAAAACAAAAAGGATAATTATGGGTACGATCGGTGACGCCCACAGGATTCATCCGGCTATATTTGCGCATCGCCTTGCTACGGTGGATCACATTTCAGGAGGGAGAATATTTGTCTGTGTAGGATATGGAGAAAAGATGAATCTTGATCCATATGGTATTAAGTGGAACAAACCCCTAACTCGTGTAAAGGAATCAATAGAGATAATGCGTTCCCTATGGAAGGGAGAGCCAGTGGATTTTGATGGTGAAATTTACAAACTATCCAAAGCTGAATTACGAATAAGGCCATTTAAGGATAGGAGAATTCCAATATACGTCGCTGCTACTGCACCCAGGGCACTTAAGTTAGCGGGTGAATACGGTGACGGGTGGGTTACAAACGCCATGCCGCCAAATCTTTTTTCAGTCAAGCTAAATAAGGTAAAGGAAGGCATGAAATTAAGGGATAAAACGATAGGAGCGCTTGACAATTGCATATATATATTCCTGTCAATTGCCGATGATAAAGATAAAGCCTATAAAACCTTAGAACCTGTAAAGCATGCCCTTATCTGGCCTGAGTTGCTTAAGGAGGCGGGATATGATATCGAAATCTCCGACGAATATAAGGATCTGCAGTACACAAAGATAATGCCCAATGATACGGAAATGATTAGAAGATTTAGGGAAATGGGAGCGAAATATTACTCCAGGAATATAGTCGAGGATTTTGTTATATCTGGCTCGAAGATGGATGCAATCAAAAAAATCGAAAAGTATACAGAAGTAGGCGTGACACACTTTATTTTCAGAGACTTCAGTCCGGACCGAAAAGCTTCGCTTAAAACTTTGTCAAAAGAGATTCTCCCCTATTTTAGGGACAAGGGCTAA
- a CDS encoding thioesterase family protein, translated as MPRVQLDLPKKFVFSTEIPLRVSDINYGGHLGHDSVLTLTHEARVRFLAKHGFTEMDVYGAGLIISDAIIVYKSEAFWGEVMKIEIAIGVFNKYGFDLVYKITEKKTKREIARVKTGMVFFDYKKRKVTRVPRKFKKLFQIK; from the coding sequence ATGCCAAGGGTTCAATTGGATCTACCGAAGAAGTTTGTCTTTTCCACGGAAATTCCGTTACGCGTAAGTGATATAAACTATGGCGGGCATCTTGGTCATGATTCCGTCCTCACTTTAACCCATGAAGCAAGGGTAAGGTTTCTAGCCAAGCACGGATTTACGGAAATGGATGTTTATGGCGCCGGCCTCATTATTTCCGACGCCATAATAGTATATAAGTCAGAAGCATTCTGGGGAGAAGTTATGAAAATTGAAATAGCGATAGGTGTATTTAATAAATACGGTTTCGATTTAGTCTACAAAATTACAGAGAAGAAGACAAAAAGAGAGATTGCCAGGGTCAAAACCGGCATGGTGTTTTTCGATTACAAGAAAAGAAAGGTAACCCGAGTACCGCGCAAATTTAAAAAGCTTTTCCAAATAAAATGA
- the mutL gene encoding DNA mismatch repair endonuclease MutL, with the protein MGNIRILPDSVVSKIAAGEIVERPSSIVKELVENALDAGSTRINIELGAGGKRFIRVSDNGLGMSRDDALLSLERHATSKLKSIDDLHTISTLGFRGEALPSIAGVSRFSITTRTEGEIVGVRIVVMGGIIKSVQETGCPQGTSVEARDIFYNTPPRLRFMKTTDTELRNVLDVVQRESLSRPYVRFEVSHNGKDIICLPERGSIEDRLPDIFPETALYRVYMEVDGILIHGFMNGPDDSRSTTQRLYIYVNSRTVKDRILTRMAIDSYGTLLEKGKFPQGILSIDLPYQEVDVNVHPTKNEVRFRKSNFIGDSIKAAIFAMLRSAPWIKGYHNRIENAVNRFYEKKRHFETRAVDSDRKAFHRQGVDDQPEHGDMPKLEPDNITFHKRAETRPIKPLTQSALRVEGYFSSLKIVGQIGELYIVCESGEGMILIDQHAAHERLNYEKLKRAQSENGRQERQKLLLPITLELSPYEARIMEEHLEELENLGIEIEEFGKDSFVIRSIASMLEPTDIKGLIKDILGEIASMDKEKTLTERLDNIIATIACHSSIRASERLNHQKIIALLGQLDRADFPHSCPHGRPVAREISFEELDRMFKRT; encoded by the coding sequence ATGGGAAATATTAGGATTCTGCCCGATTCTGTGGTTTCAAAGATAGCTGCGGGTGAAATAGTGGAAAGACCCTCTTCTATTGTTAAAGAGCTGGTAGAGAACGCTCTCGATGCTGGAAGTACGCGCATAAATATTGAATTAGGTGCGGGGGGTAAGAGGTTTATCAGGGTATCGGACAATGGTTTAGGAATGAGCAGAGATGATGCACTTCTCTCACTTGAACGCCATGCCACTAGCAAGCTTAAAAGTATAGATGACCTGCATACTATCAGTACGCTTGGGTTTCGTGGCGAGGCGCTTCCGAGCATCGCAGGGGTTTCTCGATTCTCAATCACAACGAGGACAGAGGGAGAGATTGTCGGTGTCAGGATAGTTGTCATGGGAGGAATCATAAAAAGTGTCCAAGAAACTGGCTGTCCGCAGGGCACTTCTGTTGAAGCAAGAGATATTTTTTATAATACTCCACCTAGACTAAGATTTATGAAGACTACTGACACAGAACTCAGAAATGTTCTTGATGTTGTTCAAAGAGAGTCTTTGTCTCGACCCTATGTAAGGTTCGAGGTATCGCATAATGGCAAGGATATTATCTGTCTTCCTGAAAGAGGTTCTATTGAAGATAGATTACCTGACATTTTCCCAGAAACCGCTCTCTATAGAGTATATATGGAAGTTGATGGGATATTGATCCATGGATTTATGAATGGTCCCGATGATTCTAGATCAACTACGCAAAGATTATACATTTATGTAAACTCCCGCACAGTTAAAGATAGGATTCTTACAAGAATGGCTATCGACTCATATGGAACGCTATTGGAAAAGGGGAAATTCCCACAGGGGATTCTATCGATTGATCTTCCTTATCAGGAAGTTGATGTTAACGTGCATCCAACTAAAAATGAGGTTAGATTTAGAAAATCGAATTTCATAGGGGACTCGATCAAGGCTGCAATTTTTGCAATGCTCAGGAGTGCTCCGTGGATCAAGGGTTATCATAATAGGATCGAGAATGCGGTAAATAGATTTTATGAGAAGAAACGGCATTTTGAAACCCGGGCTGTAGATAGTGATCGAAAAGCTTTTCATCGTCAAGGCGTGGATGACCAGCCAGAACATGGGGACATGCCAAAATTAGAACCAGATAATATAACGTTCCATAAGAGAGCCGAGACTCGCCCCATAAAGCCTCTTACACAGAGTGCATTAAGGGTGGAGGGCTATTTCTCCAGCCTAAAGATCGTAGGACAGATCGGGGAGCTGTATATAGTCTGCGAATCTGGAGAAGGGATGATACTTATAGACCAACACGCCGCACATGAAAGGTTAAATTATGAAAAACTAAAAAGGGCTCAGTCAGAAAATGGTAGACAAGAAAGACAGAAATTACTACTCCCAATTACTCTTGAATTATCGCCTTATGAGGCGCGTATTATGGAGGAGCACTTGGAAGAGTTAGAGAACCTAGGAATCGAGATTGAGGAGTTCGGTAAGGATAGTTTTGTTATCAGATCGATTGCATCCATGCTTGAACCTACAGATATCAAGGGACTTATCAAAGACATTTTGGGAGAGATAGCGTCAATGGATAAGGAAAAGACTCTTACAGAGAGGCTGGACAACATAATTGCGACTATAGCTTGTCACTCATCGATTCGTGCTAGTGAAAGGTTGAACCATCAAAAGATTATTGCACTGTTGGGACAGCTCGATAGAGCCGATTTTCCACATTCTTGTCCTCATGGAAGGCCAGTTGCAAGGGAGATTTCATTTGAGGAGTTAGATAGAATGTTTAAGAGAACATGA
- the gyrB gene encoding DNA topoisomerase (ATP-hydrolyzing) subunit B, translating to MEVKKESQDKIYIEEDNSYTAESIKVLPGLQAVRKRPDMYIGDTSTRGFHHLVFEVLDNSVDEALAGYCDEINVTIHVDGSITVEDNGRGIPVDIHAETGKAAAEVVMTRLHAGGKFEGKVYRIAGGLHGVGVTVVNALSEYLILEIRRDGHVWYQKYERGESQGDLKESGKTSRSGTKIRFKPDPQIFEISEFNYDTLGHRIRELAFLNSGLRIKLIDERDGREQEFYYEGGIRAFVEELNRNKKTLHPDPIYVSGEKDDTIVEVALHYNDGYTETVLCYANNINNIEGGTHLTGFRGALTRTINKYAEDKGLLKNAKVSLSGEDTREGLIAVISVKLRDPKFEGQTKTKLGNTDVKGIVETLLNDKLGSFFEENPSVARKIIEKTVDAARAREAARKARELTRRKSALESGSLPGKLADCQERDPQLCELFIVEGESAGGSAKQARARYNQAVLPLRGKILNVEKARFDKMLSNEEIRTMITVLGTGIGSEDFDISKLRYHKIILMSDADVDGSHITTLILTFFYRQVPEIIEKGYLFVAQPPLYRVKHGKEERYLTDDIEFEDYLLQIGTEGVSLRVDENGHVKEIKGNRLLEIIKKSISYGKILERLGKWGRDRRIVDAFSRRKGFRKTNLKVGNESELDLHLKDIKEWIEKRYPEIHSLDWELSEDEEHNASRIIYSFKDNGRRGKTVIDFDFVNSPDFNELKNIADGIHQLGNPPFTILQDEKETKVENLRELTDYILSLGKKGMFIQRYKGLGEMNPEQLWETTMNPETRILKKVNIEDTFQADQIFTILMGDQVEPRKEFIEKNALNVTNLDI from the coding sequence TTGGAAGTTAAAAAAGAATCCCAAGACAAGATATATATAGAGGAAGATAACTCTTATACTGCAGAGTCAATAAAGGTACTTCCCGGCCTACAGGCTGTTAGAAAACGCCCGGATATGTACATAGGTGATACCAGCACGAGAGGGTTCCATCATCTCGTATTTGAGGTTCTTGATAACAGCGTTGACGAGGCACTCGCAGGTTACTGCGATGAAATCAATGTTACAATCCATGTCGATGGGAGTATTACAGTTGAGGACAACGGAAGGGGAATCCCTGTCGATATACATGCGGAAACCGGAAAGGCGGCAGCTGAAGTGGTAATGACCAGGCTGCATGCGGGTGGGAAATTTGAGGGAAAGGTTTACCGGATCGCTGGTGGTCTCCACGGCGTAGGAGTCACAGTAGTGAATGCCCTATCCGAGTATTTGATTCTTGAAATAAGAAGAGATGGTCATGTCTGGTATCAAAAATATGAGCGTGGAGAATCTCAAGGGGATCTTAAAGAATCAGGAAAGACCAGCAGAAGTGGTACAAAGATAAGGTTCAAGCCAGATCCTCAGATTTTTGAGATTAGCGAATTTAATTATGATACACTTGGCCATAGAATAAGAGAGCTAGCGTTTTTAAACAGTGGCTTAAGGATTAAGTTGATCGATGAGCGCGATGGTAGGGAGCAAGAGTTTTACTATGAGGGTGGTATCCGTGCATTTGTAGAAGAGCTAAACAGGAATAAGAAGACACTTCACCCCGATCCTATATACGTTTCTGGAGAAAAGGATGACACTATAGTGGAGGTGGCACTCCACTACAACGATGGCTACACCGAAACTGTCTTATGTTATGCAAACAACATCAACAATATCGAGGGAGGCACCCATTTAACGGGATTTAGAGGAGCTCTCACGAGGACCATAAATAAATACGCTGAAGACAAAGGACTTCTTAAGAACGCAAAGGTTTCACTCAGTGGTGAAGATACGAGGGAGGGATTGATAGCGGTTATAAGCGTGAAGCTCCGTGACCCTAAATTCGAGGGACAGACAAAGACAAAGCTTGGAAATACAGACGTTAAAGGCATTGTAGAAACGCTGCTTAACGACAAACTGGGGTCCTTTTTTGAAGAAAATCCTTCTGTCGCAAGGAAAATCATTGAAAAGACAGTAGACGCTGCGAGGGCAAGAGAAGCGGCCAGGAAAGCTCGGGAGCTTACAAGGAGGAAAAGCGCTTTGGAGTCTGGTTCACTTCCGGGAAAGCTTGCCGACTGTCAGGAGCGTGACCCTCAGCTTTGCGAATTATTCATAGTTGAGGGAGAGTCTGCCGGTGGTTCTGCCAAGCAGGCTAGGGCGAGATATAATCAGGCTGTCCTTCCGCTCCGTGGAAAGATATTGAATGTTGAAAAGGCAAGATTCGACAAGATGCTCAGCAATGAGGAAATAAGAACCATGATTACTGTCCTGGGAACAGGTATAGGAAGTGAGGACTTTGATATATCTAAGTTGCGCTATCACAAGATCATACTCATGAGTGATGCGGATGTTGATGGTTCGCATATCACAACACTTATACTCACCTTTTTCTACAGACAGGTTCCGGAGATTATAGAAAAGGGGTATCTCTTCGTTGCGCAACCTCCACTTTATCGAGTAAAACATGGAAAAGAAGAGAGATACCTTACCGACGATATTGAATTTGAAGATTACTTGCTTCAGATTGGAACAGAGGGTGTGTCGCTAAGGGTCGATGAGAACGGTCATGTCAAGGAGATAAAGGGTAACCGTCTACTTGAAATAATAAAGAAATCCATTTCTTATGGAAAAATTCTTGAGAGGCTTGGTAAGTGGGGAAGGGATAGAAGAATTGTTGACGCATTCTCCCGTAGAAAGGGATTTAGAAAGACAAATTTGAAGGTCGGTAATGAGTCTGAACTCGATCTTCATTTGAAGGATATAAAGGAATGGATTGAAAAGCGTTATCCGGAGATTCATTCACTCGATTGGGAACTATCAGAAGATGAAGAGCATAATGCGTCAAGGATTATTTATAGTTTCAAAGACAACGGCAGAAGAGGAAAAACTGTAATTGATTTTGACTTTGTAAACTCTCCAGACTTTAATGAACTTAAAAATATTGCTGATGGTATACACCAACTTGGTAACCCGCCCTTTACAATACTCCAAGATGAAAAAGAAACCAAGGTCGAAAACCTGAGGGAACTTACCGACTATATCCTCTCTTTGGGTAAGAAGGGGATGTTCATACAAAGATACAAAGGTCTTGGAGAAATGAATCCGGAGCAGCTCTGGGAAACGACCATGAATCCTGAAACGCGCATCCTGAAGAAGGTTAATATAGAAGACACATTTCAGGCCGATCAGATTTTTACAATTTTGATGGGCGATCAGGTAGAACCTAGAAAGGAATTCATCGAGAAGAATGCCCTGAACGTCACCAATCTGGATATTTAA
- a CDS encoding D-sedoheptulose 7-phosphate isomerase, which produces MKEHIISRLRESAELKLRFAKESVNDIVEATKIIQKSFKSGGKVLIFGNGGSAADAQHIASEFVNRFSKDRKPFSAIALTTDTSLLTSIGNDRSFNSIFSRQIEALGRKGDVAWAISTSGKSKNVVSALEVAKCVGLKTIFLTGSEVGKIGDSVDCLIKIPSKSTPRIQELHITVAHIICELVEEDLSSPKETS; this is translated from the coding sequence ATGAAAGAGCACATAATTTCACGACTAAGGGAAAGTGCTGAGCTCAAACTTCGTTTTGCAAAGGAATCTGTAAATGATATAGTTGAGGCTACTAAAATTATTCAAAAATCATTTAAGTCGGGGGGTAAGGTTCTAATATTTGGAAATGGAGGGAGTGCTGCAGACGCACAGCATATTGCTTCGGAGTTTGTCAATCGGTTTTCTAAAGATCGGAAACCCTTTTCGGCAATCGCTCTTACTACAGATACATCCCTACTTACGTCAATAGGGAATGATCGTTCATTTAATAGTATATTCTCTCGCCAAATTGAAGCGCTTGGAAGGAAAGGCGATGTGGCTTGGGCGATATCGACAAGCGGAAAGTCAAAAAATGTTGTTAGTGCGTTAGAAGTGGCAAAATGTGTAGGGCTCAAAACAATTTTCTTAACGGGTTCTGAAGTCGGTAAAATCGGGGACTCGGTTGATTGTTTAATCAAGATTCCTTCAAAATCAACTCCTAGGATACAGGAATTACATATTACCGTAGCACATATTATTTGCGAATTGGTTGAAGAAGATTTATCAAGTCCAAAGGAGACTTCTTGA
- a CDS encoding ferritin-like domain-containing protein has translation MKSGSILKLVYVSKRMTIGVYEALSTNRYADDLEIAVLLREEGKHTMMTAKMLDELGIETPKRGGELAERFGETVGKFSAVLGSRGLCFFMQFGEEAERLFLKAASGVCKNRNDRKILDLIIYDEKKHVNWWRKQLLLRRH, from the coding sequence ATGAAATCAGGTAGTATTCTGAAGCTTGTTTATGTTTCAAAAAGAATGACGATAGGGGTCTATGAGGCATTATCCACCAATAGGTATGCGGATGACCTTGAAATAGCGGTGTTATTGCGAGAAGAAGGGAAGCATACGATGATGACTGCTAAGATGCTTGATGAACTTGGAATAGAAACTCCAAAGAGGGGTGGAGAGTTGGCAGAGAGGTTCGGAGAGACAGTAGGTAAATTCTCAGCGGTATTGGGATCAAGAGGATTGTGCTTTTTTATGCAATTTGGAGAAGAAGCCGAACGGTTATTCTTAAAGGCTGCGTCTGGTGTTTGTAAGAATCGAAATGACAGGAAAATATTGGATCTTATAATCTATGATGAAAAAAAGCACGTCAATTGGTGGAGAAAACAATTACTACTGAGGAGGCATTAA
- a CDS encoding GYD domain-containing protein, producing the protein MATYILLSKLTPDGRRTIKERPGRIIEVDKEIEKMGARVVQQYATLGPYDFVNIVEAPNNETISKVSVDLCARGTVEIMTLAAIPINTFITSLKKVKKSVAKGAKKAKASKKAK; encoded by the coding sequence ATGGCTACCTATATACTTTTGAGTAAGCTAACGCCAGATGGTAGAAGGACAATAAAAGAAAGGCCAGGACGAATTATAGAGGTCGATAAGGAAATAGAAAAGATGGGAGCAAGGGTTGTTCAACAATATGCTACTTTAGGACCTTACGATTTTGTGAATATAGTTGAGGCCCCAAATAATGAAACAATAAGTAAGGTGTCAGTAGACCTATGTGCACGGGGTACAGTAGAAATAATGACACTAGCGGCAATTCCCATAAATACATTTATCACCTCACTAAAGAAGGTTAAAAAGTCAGTGGCTAAAGGAGCAAAGAAGGCTAAGGCTTCTAAAAAAGCCAAATAG